A single region of the Silene latifolia isolate original U9 population chromosome 8, ASM4854445v1, whole genome shotgun sequence genome encodes:
- the LOC141594444 gene encoding uncharacterized protein LOC141594444, with protein sequence MASSMQAEPQRQVYANMTNHTSNEMRFERYMNFTRASSPVTTLPPIPAGETLSYDQVVWKGAFVYTGYNKRNFRSSWVLAWDARVTNGIPSPRKVYVACGYKDVIDKMTPEEIEKNLDDASDFSNTVDPITKTTGKAVIIGAVPNDSANVSANFGLFD encoded by the exons ATGGCATCATCAATGCAAGCGGAGCCGCAGAGGCAGGTATATGCCAACATGACGAACCACACCAGTAATGAGATGCGCTTTGAGCGTTACATGAATTTTACCCGAGCTTCGTCTCCAGTCACTACCTTACCTCCCATCCCGGCCGGTGAAACCCTATCTTATGATCAAGTCGTATGGAAAGGAGCCTTCGTGTACACTGGCTACAACAAGCGTAATTTTCGTTCTTCATGGGTCTTGGCCTGGGATGCTCGCGTTACAAATGGCATACCATCTCCAAGAAAG GTTTATGTTGCTTGTGGATATAAGGATGTCATTGACAAAATGACTCCGGAAGAAATAGAAAAGAATTTGGACGATGCTTCCGATTTTAGTAACACCGTCGACCCGATTACGAAGACCACTGGAAAAGCCGTTATCATTGGTGCAGTGCCTAATGACTCTGCTAATGTCTCCGCCAATTTCGGACTTTTCGATTAA
- the LOC141595451 gene encoding uncharacterized protein LOC141595451 has translation MSWGVRSILHGLDFVLQNIAWKPGIDSDLNVWSTRWVDGGMPEPVDFLLEEGFGFMKDFRIKDLCYNGGGRNEGMVRLIFKQESVDKILPTPLISTRSHDEVFWPFSDEVRYTVKSGYGVIFGEFFNNKGTLKDKERLNLKKKRFCKTTLWKLPGPQLWKILLWKIITGSLPIGSEFIKRNLGWDPFCTLCGKELKEVETLEHLFRDCDVSSRIWFGSVLGIRTDQNTFLELGEWIINWITYLKGQKENYYGLTHFLVTLNSIWTLRNNSIFRGESFVQKVFFKQLGSLVSLAIKNPVMKITNDGEGVFNSNDSEDLEDELNCLKDALLVLVID, from the coding sequence ATGTCTTGGGGCGTACGAAGTATTTTACATGGCTTAGATTTCGTCCTGCAAAACATTGCCTGGAAGCCTGGTATTGATTCTGATCTCAATGTTTGGAGTACACGGTGGGTTGATGGAGGCATGCCGGAGCCAGTGGACTTTTTGCTGGAAGAGGGGTTTGGATTTATGAAGGACTTCCGTATTAAGGATTTATGCTATAATGGGGGAGGCAGGAATGAGGGGATGGTTCGTTTAATTTTTAAACAGGAGAGTGTGGATAAGATTCTGCCGACACCTCTGATTTCCACTAGGAGCCATGATGAGGTCTTCTGGCCTTTCTCGGATGAGGTACGGTACACGGTAAAGAGTGGATATGGGGTGATTTTTGGGGAGTTCTTTAATAACAAAGGAACATTGAAGGATAAGGAGAGATTAAACTTAAAAAAGAAAAGGTTCTGTAAAACTACTCTCTGGAAGCTTCCAGGACCTCAACTATGGAAAATTTTGCTATGGAAGATTATCACTGGGTCCCTACCCATTGGGAGTGAGTTTATTAAGAGAAATCTTGGATGGGATCCTTTCTGCACTCTGTGTGGTAAGGAGTTGAAGGAGGTCGAAACCCTGGAACACTTATTCAGGGATTGTGATGTTTCGTCAAGGATTTGGTTCGGGTCGGTGTTGGGCATCAGAACGGATCAAAATACTTTCTTGGAATTAGGCGAGTGGATTATCAATTGGATTACATACCTTAAGGGTCAAAAGGAGAACTATTACGGACTAACACACTTTTTGGTTACTCTGAATAGTATTTGGACATTGCGTAACAACTCTATTTTTAGAGGTGAAAGCTTTGTACAAAAAGTCTTCTTCAAACAGTTGGGATCTCTGGTCTCATTGGCTATAAAGAACCCGGTGATGAAAATTACGAATGATGGGGAAGGGGTTTTTAACTCAAACGACTCAGAGGATCTGGAGGATGAGCTGAATTGTCTTAAAGATGCCCTTTTGGTCCTTGTAATAGATTGA